ggcaaccagcggaatgggaaaagatatttgcaaatgacatatcgggcaaagggctagtatctaaaatctataaagagcccaccaaactccacacctgaaaaacaaataatccattgaaaaaatgggcaggaaacatgaatagacacttctctaaggaaggcatccagatggccaacaggcacatgaaaagatgctcaacgatgctcctcatcagggaagtacaaatcaaaaccacactcagatatcacctcactccagtcagagtggccaaaatgaacaagtcaggagactgtagatgctggcgaggatgtggagaaacgggaaccctcttgcactgttggtgggaatgcaaactggtgcagccactttggaaaacagtgtggaggttcctcccaaaattaaaaatagtcctaccctgtgacccagcaatagcactgctaggaatttacccaagggatacaggagtactgatgcatacgggcacctgtaccccaatgtttatagcagcactctcaacaatagccaaattatggaaagagcctaaatgtccatcaactgatgaatggataaagaaattgtggtttatatacacaatggagtactacgtggcaatgagtaaaaggaaatatggccctttgtagcaacacagatggaactggagagtgttatgctaagtgaaataagccatacagagaaagacagataccatatggtttcactcttatgtggatcctgagaaacttaacagaaacccatggggtaggggtaggagaaaaaaagaggttagagtggaagaaatccaaagcataagagagtcttaaaaactgagaacaaactgagggttgatgggggggttggagggaggggagggtgggtggtgggtattgaggagggcaccttttgggatgagcactgggtgttgtatggaaaccaatttgacagtaaacttcatatattaaaaaaataaaataaaataaaataaaatgaaaataaaatgtaaaaatcatctgTACAGTATCAATGTACAGTATCAATGGTTTGTCAAAACCactgacaaaacaaaaaggcaatctactgaatgggagaagatatttatgaaTGACAATTCCAATAAAGAtctaatatccaaactatattaAGAACATACACAACTGAttaccaaaaaccaaacaacccgattttaaaaaatgtgcagatggggtgcctgggggacccagtcagttaagcatccatcttcagctcagttcatgatcttgtggtccgtgagctcgagccccacgttgggctctgtgcttacagctcagagcctggagcctgtttcagattctatgtctccctctctctctaaccctccaccattcatgctctgtctcaaaaataaataaatgtaaaaatgtgcagatgacctgaatagacatttttttccaaaggagacacaTATATGGATaggagacacatgaaaatatactcagCATCTCTAATtctcatggaaatgcaaatgaaaaccacaatgagacatcacatCATGCTTGTCAgaataacagaagaaagaaagaaagaaagaaagaaagaaagaaagaaagaaagaaagaagaaagaaaggacaagtgttggtgaggtcGTGGAGAAAAAAGGTatcctcatgcactattggtgggaatgtaagtgggtacagccactctgaaaaacagcatggagttttctcaaaaaattataaagataaatactatatgatccagtaatttcactactaggtatatacccaacaaacatgaaaatactaattcacaaatatatatccctatttcagcattatttatattaGCCAAGATACAGCAGCCACCTAGGTGTCcttcaatagacaaatggataacataaaaaaaaatcttgtcatttcCAACATTGATGgacatagagggtattatgttacgTAAAGACTGAGAAAGATAAGCATCACATCACTTCACTCACACgtggactctaaaaaacaaagcaaataaacaaacaaaagttacaGTCAGGCttataaatacagaaagcaaactgatggttactagagatAAGGGGAGATGGGCCAAAAGGGGTGAGGGGGAGTGGgagtacagacttccagttatgaaataattcatgtaataaaaggcacaacatagggaatataatcaatgatattgtaatagtgtatggggacagatggtaacttacacttgtggtgagcatagcatatagagaagttgaaacactatattgtacacctaaaactaatataacatgtcaactatgctcaaattaaaaaaaatgtttaaaatataaattcctatTTTATCCTAAGGACAATAAGCAGGAattgaaatgttaaataaatatgtatatatttaatatttagcattttatatgttaacatattttatatttaatatgtgtgtatatatttatacatacatatgtgtatataactaatattttctatatgttagtgtctccccaaattcatatgttgaaattaaTGTGTTGAAGTCATCCCAAAGATGATAGGATTAGAGATGAGGCTTTaggaggtgcttaggtcatgagagtggagacCTCATGAATGGGGTGAATGCCTTTATAAAAGATGCTTCAGTGAGCACTAGCCTCTTTAATCATACAAGGACACAAGGTGCTGTCTATGAACCAAGAGGTGAGCGCCTTGATAAGAATGTGCCCAAATTGGCACCTTGAtgttggatttctagcctccagaattgtgaaaaataaacttgtttaagcccttcaataataaataaataaataaataaataaataaataaataaataaatactaaacaaaaaaGTATCCTCTGAAAACAACTATGCTGGAACTAACAACTGAAAATTACCATGTAGAATTTTTGTATCTTACTGCATACTTCTTCACTAGTATGCCAAATATGAGTGCACCCTTATCTGTAACATGTTCATTAATTCACTGTATTTTGACTCTTATGTTTACCGCCTGCAAACAAAAAATAGCTACTCCTGAGGATTGTCAATAAActatacaaagaaaaacataaagttGAAATTTTCACAAAAACTCCAACATTAAAATGACACCAGTGCTGTTATAGTCATCTTTTATAgagcctttcttttccatttttcatgcTAATCAACAAGGAAAgttagacagagggagacatattGGTGCTGTGGTATTTGCAGCAACCCTGGGATCAAAAAGTCTGATTAGAAAAGCCAAAGCAAGGCTTCCGAAGATGTCTCAGTACTGTGTCTAGTCTCAGATATATTGGTCTGATTGTCTGAAGCGTTTAAACCTAGGAGATAGTAGAAGCAAAGAAGATATCTTTATTTTAGTGTTAATCATGATGACAAGTCCATCTGGAAACACTGAAATATCTAGCAGAATTGTGTCCCAATAGCTATAATGGTTCTTATGGAACCCCTAGAAGGAAAAGgtctctataaaatataaaactattcaTTAGTTGGAGGAGCAGAAATGGATCTACTGCTGTAGACAAGGGACTAACTACTTGATAATTTTAGGGACATTCTTGCTTCTTCTGTAACTCCAGTTCTGCAGCCTTTTGCACAGCTGCATCGACCAGCAGCTGGAAGCTGCTGAAGTCATTGTACTCTTCTGTTAACACAGGTTTGGAAGATGACATAAGCACAGGCTCATTAGTAGAaatcttgacctttttttttggCTGGGCCTTTGGGGTGAGCTTCTGGCCTGTAGACAACTCTGGATCCAGCAGCTTCTCCTCCAATGGCTGGTCCATTACAGGGATGCTCAGGGGCAGCCACTGCATCTTGTCTGGATCTCTGGGCCCTGACCTTGCCTGTATAGATGAATCTGTGTTCTGCTTATGGGTCATATCAGCAGACTTGCCTTTTTGGTGGTACATGGTGATCTGATTGGGGTCGTTTCCATCCTGTTGAAGCATTTCTGGGAGAACACGTCTGCGGGCATTGATAAACCAGTTTGAGACCTGTAGGAAAGACAAATTAGTCTGCTCAGACAGCATTCGCTTCTCTGCTTCTGAAGGGTAGGCCTTAAACCGGTGTTCATACAGCCAGTCACGGAGAATCTTCACTGATTCAGTTGGCAAGTACCCTTTCCGCTTCCTCTTGCCCTCTAGTGAGGCAAGAACTTTATCTGTACCAGTGTCACTATTCAATGTGACTGAGGTGCCTTGAACTAGGCTTTGCTTCTCTGTTGGGCTTTCTTCAGAGTCTTCCATGTTCATGAGTCCTGTCTTCACTCTTTTGGGAAATAGGAATGGCAGAATTAGGACTAATGTGGGTTTGGGAGAACCAGTGAAGAAGGCATGGACAGGTCTCTAAGGGGAAGTTTCACCTTTCACTTCCCAAACAGATAAACAGTGCTCCTAACTGCTTTGAGCCAGTGGGCTTTGTGATGTCATATCCTTTCTGTCCTATGTGCTGACCATCCCCCCCATTTCCtgcttccccctttccttcctttttttttcatagattcaAATTCACTTGTTTTTACCTCATCAATTTAAAGCTTTCCAGACTTTTATTGCTCTGCTCCTAGGAAAAGTTTCTGTTAACTAATGAATTCTAATTCTACTGGTTACATCTGGCTTATGCAtagcttcctcattttcttcctttttgaccTCACTCTGATAtcgttcttcctttttttccttataattgcATTATTGGCTCATCTACATATATCAGAAACAACctattaaatattaactttaataAAAGGAGAGTGTAGGTAGTGTACCCTGACTCCTCCCCTCCATATTTAAAGCTAATTTAAGAGTAATTTTTAACTAGACAGTTACTTTTGAAACTTTGTCccttcaatttttctttatggCCTTGAAAGGTTTAACTTTGGCATGACTTCATTATGCCACGAGGATCTTTATGTCTGCACTTTGGGCTTTGACATTCAGTTGTGATAATTCTCTTTGAAGCTTCAGTCACAATTCAGGGGTCTTCCGAAACCATGGAACAAGATAGGATTCAAGAAATAATGGTGATCACACACTTAGattatttaaatctttcttgATAGTTTAAGCACCCAGCCATTAACTTTGAACCAGGTGACAATAATTtgtaaattgtacattttaatttcagatagcTGAAAACAAGTGTTCTTCAAGAATATTATGATCCATTTAGAAGACAATCATGGACTCTGACTTCTTACAGACAATGTATAgtattactgatttctaatttcagaGGGTTTTCAGAGGAAACTCCAGGTCTTCTTATTAAGCATCATATATTATCTATAGTTCCAATTTGGTAAGGACAATATCATTTTACCTTTAAGAGTTCTTATTTGGTGTCACTGGGCTGGACATAAGAATATTATCTACTGATCCTTTGGTTTTTGGTAACCTTACCAGTGATGACTTTCATAGCTTAAAGTTTATTGTAAGGGATATCTATTGAAATACACAATCAAATCTGATGGTAATTTTAGCAAAGTTCCCAATAACCAGAAAGTGCATGGGTTGGCTACAATTGAAGGTCTCCTTTGGGATATTCTGAGAATGCTACTACTTCCATTGGTCTTGTGGGCTCCTGGAATACAAAAGATAATGTTTTCTCTTCATAATGCAAACTCACACTTTGCTTAGTTATTTCCCACCAATACATTCATGGCCCAGGTTCACTGAAACTACTCTTGTCTGTCAGTATGATTTCTAGTAACTTATCCTCCGTCACTC
This region of Felis catus isolate Fca126 chromosome X, F.catus_Fca126_mat1.0, whole genome shotgun sequence genomic DNA includes:
- the TGIF2LX gene encoding homeobox protein TGIF2LX, which encodes MNMEDSEESPTEKQSLVQGTSVTLNSDTGTDKVLASLEGKRKRKGYLPTESVKILRDWLYEHRFKAYPSEAEKRMLSEQTNLSFLQVSNWFINARRRVLPEMLQQDGNDPNQITMYHQKGKSADMTHKQNTDSSIQARSGPRDPDKMQWLPLSIPVMDQPLEEKLLDPELSTGQKLTPKAQPKKKVKISTNEPVLMSSSKPVLTEEYNDFSSFQLLVDAAVQKAAELELQKKQECP